The DNA window GCATTTAATCAGTCTATGGGATAGCCGAAACTAGGGAGATGCCGAGACTTGTATTACACTGGGCCTAATTTGACATTGTTTTACATTAATGGGCCGTAACAGACCCCTAAACCCTTAACGGGTAAGATAATTAAGAAGCTATTTTCTGGAATTGTGAGCGCCTGGTTATGAAGAAAACGGATTGGCCCATTCGTTGGGATCTTTTGCTTCGCTATCGACTCATCGAAACCGTAGCACTATGGGAAGGACGCCTGACCACCAACCATATCTGCCACAGTTTCGGCATTGGTCGCCAGCAGGCCTCCAAGGATATCAACACTTACTTGCGAGAGGTGGCACCCGGTAATCTGGTGTACGACCGGCATCTTAAAGGCTATGTGCCATCCAGCCACTTCAAGCCTGTGGTTACCCATGGCGAAGCCTCTGAATATCAGGACCTGCTTGCCCAACAGCAGAATCTCAATGATTCTCTCGCCGAGCTTGAACTGGGAATGCCCGGGAACAAGGTGATTACCGGCCCCGGCCGATACGTTGCGCCAGAAACCATGCGCGCTGTGGTCGCCGCCACTCGTTACAAGCGTCTGCTCAAAGCCAGCTACGTTTCGCTCAGCCGCCCCGAAGCCGTTGAGAGTGTGCTCGAACCCCATTCTTTGGTGTGCGCCGGGAACAACTGGCACCTACGTGCCTGGTGCAGCTCCAACCGGGAGTTCCGTGATTTCGCGCTCAGCCGTTTTCAGAGCACCCCGGAAGCACTGCGCCAAAAAGCTCGCTATAACGCTCAGCACGATGAAGACTGGCAGCGCCGAGTAACTCTTGATATCGCACCGGACCAACGGCTAACCGAGGCCCAGCAACAAATCGTAGCGCGTGACTACGGCATGCAGAATGGCAGCCTGCAGGTTGAAACTCGTGCAGCCCTTGCGCCCTACGTGCTGTCACAGTTAGGCATTACCTTTGACCGCGACCACCCGGATCCTCTGGTGCAGCAACTGGAACTGGTCAACCCAGACCAGCTAGGTTTTGGAAGCAAACGTGAACAAGCCCTTAAAGCGGTCGCCGGTCTTTAGCAGACAGGCGTTGTGATCAAGCCTTTCTTCCGAATGTTCCTCGCCGTCGCCGGGCTGTTTTTATTGACAGCCAGCTCGGTAGCGCCCGCTGCACAAGAGTGCGGGTCACCCGCCACCGCTATCCACCAGATCCAGAGTGCGAGTTCACATTCACCGCTGGTGGGCCAAACCGTCTCGATCGAAGGCATTGTGACCTACGCATCCAGCGACCAAGACGGCTTTAACGGTTTTTACATTCAACAAACGGATGCAGAAACGGACAACGACCCGACCACCTCGGAAGCACTGTTCGTCTATACTCGCCGCAAGGCCACCCCCGGCCAACGGCTGCGACTGACCGGCATCGTCAAAGAGTTCCATGATCTGACAGAACTGGTGAAAGTCAGCCGGCTCACCGTTTGCGGCCAGACGTCACTCCCCGAGCCCGTTGAGCTTTCGCTGCCGTGGCCACAAGCACCGGAAAGCTTTGAAAATATGCGGGTATCATTCAATGCTCCGCTGACCGTCATAGCACATCAAAATCTGGCCCGTTTTGGTGAACTGACGCTGGCCAAAGTCGATCAAATTATCCCTACGGAGTATCTGGCACCCGGTGACCAGGCGGTTCAGCAAAGGCTCGAAAACCATGAGCATCGCGTTCTTCTGGACGATGGTAAAAGCATCCAAGACCCCGCTCCGACGCCTT is part of the Marinobacter sp. JH2 genome and encodes:
- a CDS encoding WYL domain-containing protein codes for the protein MKKTDWPIRWDLLLRYRLIETVALWEGRLTTNHICHSFGIGRQQASKDINTYLREVAPGNLVYDRHLKGYVPSSHFKPVVTHGEASEYQDLLAQQQNLNDSLAELELGMPGNKVITGPGRYVAPETMRAVVAATRYKRLLKASYVSLSRPEAVESVLEPHSLVCAGNNWHLRAWCSSNREFRDFALSRFQSTPEALRQKARYNAQHDEDWQRRVTLDIAPDQRLTEAQQQIVARDYGMQNGSLQVETRAALAPYVLSQLGITFDRDHPDPLVQQLELVNPDQLGFGSKREQALKAVAGL